Proteins found in one Haloferax litoreum genomic segment:
- a CDS encoding NAD(P)/FAD-dependent oxidoreductase: MTKTDERQEYEVVVVGGGPAGLQTALYTTRLGHDTALVDRGGGRAAMMLDTHNVIGITEDQSGNEFLATARQQLEDYGTDIFRDFVTEAEQLDDGRFRLAANDGEFIADRVVLGVGFNDKRPDPPLPRTGKGLHYCLHCDAYMFVDESVYVMGHSTSAAYVAMIMLNFTDEVDILLRGEEPEWSDETDELVRAHPVDIVEAEISGMNKRDDGWLESFEFEDGTVREYKGGFAMYGSEYNTTLFEHLDVEVDDDGTVPVDDHGRTNVEGVFAVGDITPGHNQIPVAMGKGAKAGIAIHMDLREFPKSLEEIRAEGAVADDDVPGISPALLDKAKQFNESHADD; the protein is encoded by the coding sequence GCAGACCGCACTCTACACGACGCGACTGGGGCACGACACCGCACTCGTGGACCGCGGCGGTGGCCGCGCCGCGATGATGCTCGACACCCACAACGTCATCGGTATCACCGAAGACCAGTCGGGCAACGAGTTCCTCGCGACGGCGCGTCAGCAACTCGAAGACTACGGCACGGACATCTTCCGTGACTTCGTGACCGAGGCCGAGCAACTCGACGACGGCCGATTCCGTCTCGCCGCGAACGACGGCGAGTTCATCGCCGACCGCGTCGTCCTCGGCGTCGGGTTCAACGACAAACGCCCCGACCCGCCGCTTCCGCGCACCGGAAAAGGCCTCCACTACTGTCTCCACTGTGACGCCTACATGTTCGTCGACGAGTCTGTCTACGTCATGGGCCACTCCACGTCTGCGGCCTACGTCGCGATGATTATGCTCAACTTCACCGACGAAGTCGATATCCTCCTTCGCGGTGAGGAACCCGAGTGGTCCGACGAGACGGACGAACTCGTCCGCGCCCACCCCGTCGACATCGTCGAGGCCGAGATTTCGGGGATGAACAAACGCGACGACGGGTGGTTAGAGAGTTTCGAGTTCGAAGACGGAACCGTCCGCGAGTACAAAGGTGGCTTCGCGATGTACGGGTCGGAGTACAACACGACGCTCTTCGAACACCTCGACGTGGAAGTCGACGACGACGGGACCGTCCCGGTTGACGACCACGGCCGGACGAACGTCGAGGGCGTCTTCGCAGTCGGTGACATCACCCCCGGCCACAACCAGATTCCAGTCGCCATGGGGAAAGGTGCGAAGGCAGGCATCGCCATCCACATGGACCTCCGTGAGTTCCCGAAGAGTCTCGAAGAGATACGTGCCGAGGGTGCAGTTGCCGACGACGACGTACCCGGTATCTCGCCGGCACTCCTCGACAAAGCCAAACAGTTCAACGAGTCGCACGCGGACGACTAA